A genome region from Flavobacterium sp. CFS9 includes the following:
- a CDS encoding S41 family peptidase, which produces MKLKHIIRTLLVGLVFTACSKDSDSDSKGAATTPDEINNFVWKAMNSWYYWQPNVANLSDEKITNTDAYNNLINGKTPDALFYSLLYQRGTVDRFSWIENNNEIVRVSKIAEVEKKGGINYAIYPKDASNTNMVALINYIVPNSPAALAGLKRGDVITKINGSQLTSGNYNQLENAQFTITLAASVQFANNSLVTTDKTGTVTVTTAEINENPVAYYEKKVYGAKNVGYLVFNGFKSDYNDELNLAFSKMQADGINELVLDLRYNGGGSLETAVALAQMINGSFTNKPYIYLDFNNKHNSEDGYENLSDKVNIFNLVDNQPTFQRQENINSLALTKIYVLISFQTASASELTIQCLKKYINVITIGEETVGKFVGSNTLYDSPANDYTSYVNRSTKHKWQLQPITFSYYNKDKDANPTKIKPDYEINPYSTFLNLVEFGNVKDPYLNKALELITGQTMRTTAKTADPSFSLKIDNLAVFNPTNTAKGLYIEDFGRLRKE; this is translated from the coding sequence ATGAAATTAAAACATATTATTAGAACACTACTTGTAGGATTGGTTTTTACAGCTTGCAGTAAAGATTCTGATTCTGACAGTAAAGGAGCTGCTACCACGCCAGACGAAATTAACAACTTTGTTTGGAAAGCTATGAATTCTTGGTACTACTGGCAGCCCAACGTTGCCAATTTGTCCGACGAAAAAATCACTAATACTGACGCATATAACAATTTAATCAACGGAAAAACACCCGATGCGCTTTTTTATTCACTCTTATATCAAAGAGGAACTGTCGATAGATTTTCCTGGATTGAAAATAATAATGAAATAGTGCGCGTTTCAAAAATTGCAGAAGTCGAGAAAAAAGGTGGTATTAATTACGCAATCTACCCTAAAGACGCATCCAATACCAATATGGTTGCATTAATTAACTATATTGTACCTAATTCACCAGCAGCTCTGGCAGGATTGAAAAGGGGTGACGTTATTACAAAAATAAATGGAAGCCAGCTGACTTCAGGTAATTATAATCAATTAGAAAATGCGCAATTCACCATTACCTTGGCGGCAAGCGTGCAATTTGCAAACAATAGTTTAGTAACTACAGATAAAACAGGAACTGTGACTGTAACAACAGCAGAAATTAATGAAAACCCGGTTGCTTATTACGAAAAGAAAGTATACGGAGCAAAGAATGTTGGTTATCTGGTTTTTAATGGTTTTAAATCCGATTATAATGATGAACTCAATTTGGCTTTCAGTAAAATGCAAGCGGATGGAATTAACGAATTGGTTTTAGATCTAAGATACAATGGAGGCGGTTCATTGGAAACGGCAGTTGCACTGGCTCAAATGATTAATGGCAGTTTTACCAATAAACCCTATATTTATTTAGACTTCAATAATAAACACAATAGTGAAGACGGCTATGAAAATCTTTCTGATAAGGTAAATATTTTTAATTTGGTTGACAATCAACCCACTTTTCAAAGGCAAGAAAATATAAACAGCCTTGCTTTGACAAAAATATATGTACTGATAAGTTTTCAAACTGCTTCTGCCAGCGAGCTCACGATACAATGTCTAAAAAAATACATTAACGTAATCACAATAGGAGAAGAAACCGTTGGTAAATTTGTTGGCTCAAACACATTATATGATTCTCCTGCTAATGATTATACGTCCTATGTCAATCGAAGCACTAAACACAAATGGCAGTTGCAACCCATTACTTTTTCATATTACAATAAGGATAAAGACGCAAATCCAACGAAAATTAAACCTGATTACGAAATCAATCCTTACAGCACTTTCTTAAATCTGGTGGAATTTGGAAACGTAAAAGATCCTTATCTGAATAAAGCTCTCGAATTAATTACAGGTCAAACTATGCGAACGACAGCAAAAACCGCCGATCCTTCTTTTTCATTAAAAATTGATAATCTTGCTGTATTCAATCCTACAAATACTGCCAAAGGTTTGTATATAGAGGATTTTGGAAGGTTAAGAAAAGAATAA
- a CDS encoding methionine synthase, with translation MKKLLLPTSIVGSLPKPAWLAPPEKLWSPWKLEGEQLLEGKQDALRISLQEQQLAGLDIICDGEQTRQHFVTTFIEHLSGVDFENRKTVKIRNRYDASVPMVVGEVARQKAVFVEDAKFLRKQTNKPIKWALPGPLTMVDTLYDDHYKSREKLAWEFAKALNEEARELQDAGVDIIQFDEPAFNVFFDEVNDWGMAALERAIEGLNCETAVHICYGYGIQANTDWKKTLGSEWRQYEEIFPKIQKSKIDVVSLECHNSNVPLNLMELVRGKKVMVGAIDVAANTIETPEEVANTLRKALEFVDAENLYPSTNCGMAPLSRSVARGKLNALNAGAEIIRRELGI, from the coding sequence ATGAAGAAATTACTATTACCTACCTCAATTGTTGGGAGTTTACCCAAACCTGCCTGGCTTGCACCACCCGAAAAACTTTGGTCACCGTGGAAATTAGAGGGAGAGCAGTTACTTGAAGGGAAACAAGATGCTTTGCGTATTTCTTTGCAGGAACAACAATTGGCAGGTCTGGATATTATTTGTGATGGCGAGCAGACACGCCAGCATTTTGTAACGACTTTTATCGAGCATTTAAGCGGCGTAGATTTTGAAAATCGTAAAACAGTAAAAATCCGTAACCGTTATGATGCAAGTGTTCCGATGGTTGTAGGTGAGGTTGCACGTCAAAAAGCAGTTTTTGTTGAAGATGCCAAATTTTTACGTAAACAAACAAATAAGCCTATAAAATGGGCATTGCCTGGCCCGTTGACAATGGTAGATACCTTGTACGATGACCATTACAAAAGCAGAGAAAAACTGGCATGGGAATTTGCAAAAGCACTTAATGAAGAAGCCAGAGAACTGCAAGATGCAGGGGTAGATATTATCCAGTTTGATGAACCGGCATTTAATGTGTTCTTTGATGAAGTAAACGATTGGGGTATGGCAGCATTAGAAAGAGCCATTGAAGGTTTAAACTGTGAGACTGCGGTACATATTTGTTACGGTTATGGAATACAAGCCAATACTGACTGGAAAAAGACATTAGGCTCAGAGTGGCGTCAGTATGAAGAAATTTTTCCGAAAATTCAAAAATCTAAAATTGATGTGGTGTCATTAGAATGTCACAACTCCAATGTGCCTTTAAATTTAATGGAACTGGTACGTGGTAAAAAAGTAATGGTAGGTGCTATTGATGTGGCAGCCAATACTATCGAAACACCAGAAGAGGTAGCAAATACACTGCGTAAAGCTCTGGAGTTTGTAGATGCCGAAAATCTTTATCCTTCCACAAACTGCGGTATGGCTCCTTTGTCTCGAAGTGTAGCCAGAGGTAAGCTAAATGCTTTAAATGCAGGAGCAGAAATTATTCGCAGAGAACTTGGGATTTAG
- a CDS encoding NUDIX domain-containing protein codes for MDEIFNVFDKFYTKTGIASRNEVHKQGLWHETFHCWMYYREGSEINLYFQQRSKLKKDYPDLLDTTVAGHLLHTETPLDGVREIKEELGIDVEISQLQYAGFVPMSITLPSIIDREFTNVYLLERKFNMHDFNLQLEEVQGIFVISLSDLEQLLADETYITEANGFIMQDNKREKCVKLVQRKNLCAFYPEYYTFLINYLKSL; via the coding sequence ATGGACGAAATATTTAATGTATTTGATAAATTTTATACTAAGACAGGAATAGCGTCAAGAAATGAAGTTCATAAACAAGGATTGTGGCATGAAACTTTTCACTGCTGGATGTATTACAGAGAAGGTTCAGAAATAAATCTTTATTTTCAACAGCGTTCAAAATTAAAAAAGGATTATCCTGACCTGTTGGACACTACAGTAGCCGGACATCTTCTTCACACAGAAACTCCTCTTGACGGAGTCCGGGAAATAAAAGAAGAGCTTGGAATTGATGTAGAAATCTCGCAGTTGCAATACGCAGGCTTTGTACCAATGAGTATCACGCTTCCTTCAATAATTGACAGAGAATTCACCAATGTATACTTGCTGGAACGTAAATTTAACATGCACGACTTTAATCTTCAGCTGGAAGAAGTTCAGGGCATATTTGTCATTTCTTTATCAGATCTGGAACAATTACTGGCTGATGAAACTTATATAACCGAAGCAAATGGATTTATAATGCAGGACAATAAAAGGGAAAAATGCGTAAAACTAGTGCAAAGAAAAAATTTATGTGCGTTTTATCCGGAGTATTATACTTTCTTAATTAATTATCTGAAGAGCTTATAA
- a CDS encoding Lrp/AsnC family transcriptional regulator, whose protein sequence is MEQIDDIDLQLLNILHNNSKYTVKELAKMVNLSPSPVFERIKRLENNGYIKKYIALLDAEKLNRGFIVFCNIKLKQHDRNIGNQFVSDIMKIEEVVECYNISGDYDFLMKVSAKDMKHYQDFVFNKLGSVESIGSTQSTFVMSEIKNMYG, encoded by the coding sequence ATGGAGCAGATAGATGATATAGATCTTCAATTACTAAATATACTTCATAATAATTCTAAATACACGGTAAAAGAGCTTGCTAAAATGGTAAATCTTTCCCCGTCGCCTGTTTTTGAGCGAATTAAAAGACTAGAAAACAACGGTTATATTAAGAAATATATTGCATTGCTTGATGCTGAAAAATTAAACAGAGGGTTCATCGTTTTCTGCAATATCAAACTCAAACAGCACGACCGTAATATTGGAAATCAGTTTGTTAGTGATATTATGAAAATTGAAGAAGTTGTGGAATGCTATAATATCTCAGGAGATTATGACTTTTTAATGAAAGTCTCTGCCAAAGACATGAAGCATTATCAGGATTTTGTTTTTAATAAATTGGGATCCGTTGAAAGTATAGGAAGCACCCAGAGCACCTTTGTAATGTCGGAAATAAAAAATATGTATGGATAG
- a CDS encoding bile acid:sodium symporter family protein, which yields MKKLLKVLKKAGFDGFLLMIATMILLAYFLPQPGMVKEPVSLEEIANAGVSLIFLFYGLRLSVEKLKTGLSNWKMHIVVQLTTFLFFPLIVLAFRPLFINNGFELLWLGVFFLAALPSTVSSSVVMVSIAKGNIPAAIFNASISSLIGVVVTPLWVGLYIASATGNFDVTDIVIKLILQVLLPVIIGISLNSRFGAFAEKYKKQLKYFDQAVILTIIYTSFCKSFSQHLFEGFTALELVGLAAGMMALFFAVFFCVGLLSRIFGFSDEDRITVLFCGSKKSLVHGTVMSKVLFQHSTITGIVLLPLMLYHALQLIAASIIAQGMARRKET from the coding sequence TTGAAGAAATTATTAAAAGTATTAAAGAAAGCAGGTTTCGACGGTTTCCTGTTAATGATAGCCACCATGATTTTGCTGGCTTATTTTTTACCGCAGCCAGGAATGGTAAAAGAACCTGTTTCATTGGAGGAGATTGCCAATGCTGGTGTTTCCTTGATTTTCCTGTTTTATGGCTTACGGCTGAGTGTTGAGAAACTAAAAACCGGGCTTTCCAATTGGAAAATGCACATTGTCGTCCAGTTGACAACCTTTTTGTTTTTTCCGCTCATTGTTTTGGCATTTCGTCCTTTGTTTATAAACAACGGATTTGAGCTGCTTTGGCTGGGAGTTTTTTTTCTGGCGGCTTTACCGTCTACAGTATCTTCTTCTGTGGTCATGGTTTCTATCGCTAAGGGAAATATTCCTGCCGCTATTTTCAATGCGAGCATTTCCAGTTTGATCGGAGTAGTGGTTACGCCGCTCTGGGTTGGTCTGTACATCGCTTCGGCAACTGGCAATTTTGATGTTACTGATATCGTTATAAAGTTGATTCTTCAGGTTTTACTGCCTGTCATTATTGGCATTAGTCTTAATTCCCGTTTTGGGGCCTTTGCCGAAAAATACAAGAAACAGCTCAAATATTTCGATCAGGCAGTGATTCTCACTATTATTTATACCTCTTTTTGCAAATCATTCTCCCAGCATCTTTTTGAGGGTTTCACAGCCCTAGAACTTGTCGGACTTGCCGCAGGGATGATGGCTTTGTTTTTTGCCGTATTTTTTTGTGTCGGACTACTTAGCCGTATTTTTGGCTTTTCAGACGAAGACCGTATCACGGTATTATTCTGCGGATCTAAAAAGTCATTGGTACACGGTACCGTCATGTCAAAAGTACTCTTTCAGCACAGTACTATAACCGGCATCGTATTATTGCCGCTCATGCTTTACCACGCTTTGCAGTTAATTGCCGCTAGTATCATCGCTCAGGGTATGGCTCGACGAAAAGAAACATAG
- a CDS encoding DUF1852 domain-containing protein yields the protein MKANIQEDLRISEKQDIENAQNTIKNDFAFTLESIYFNENYIPSESTRTTTNFANLARGASRQENLRNTINMINNRFNTLANWDNPNNDRYTVELEIVSVYIDIDGSGQTFPTIEVLKTHIIDHKTGKRIEGIVGNNFSSYVRDYDFSVLLLEHNKDKDNFSIPDNFGELHGNIFKHFVNSETYKENFIKPPVICLSVSDNKTYHRTGNHHPILGFEYQVSDSSLTEQYFKKMGLQVRYFMPANCAAPLTFFFFGDLLADYTNLELISTISTMETFQRIYRPEIYNANSLAGLSYKPSLKNQDHSLTKIVYNREERTQLAIEQGKFAEKHFIKPYKNILEQWSASFGL from the coding sequence ATGAAAGCGAACATACAAGAAGATTTAAGAATAAGCGAAAAGCAAGATATTGAAAACGCCCAGAATACAATCAAAAATGATTTTGCATTCACATTGGAGAGTATTTATTTCAATGAAAACTATATTCCGTCCGAAAGTACGCGTACAACAACAAACTTTGCTAATTTGGCAAGAGGAGCGAGCCGTCAGGAAAATTTGCGCAACACTATTAACATGATTAACAATCGTTTTAATACCCTGGCGAACTGGGATAATCCTAATAACGATCGCTATACTGTTGAATTAGAAATTGTTTCTGTTTATATAGATATTGATGGCAGTGGCCAAACATTCCCAACGATTGAGGTTTTAAAGACGCATATTATCGATCATAAAACGGGTAAACGCATTGAAGGCATTGTTGGCAATAACTTTTCTTCTTATGTACGCGATTATGATTTTAGCGTATTGCTTTTAGAGCATAACAAGGATAAAGACAACTTTAGCATTCCTGATAATTTTGGCGAATTACACGGCAATATATTTAAGCACTTTGTAAATTCAGAAACGTACAAAGAAAACTTTATCAAACCACCCGTTATATGTTTGAGTGTGTCAGATAATAAAACGTATCATCGTACAGGAAACCATCACCCGATATTAGGTTTTGAATATCAGGTCAGCGATTCTTCTTTAACAGAGCAATACTTCAAAAAGATGGGCTTGCAGGTTCGTTATTTTATGCCCGCTAATTGCGCTGCACCTTTAACGTTTTTTTTCTTTGGTGATTTACTGGCTGATTATACAAACCTTGAACTAATCAGTACGATTAGTACTATGGAAACGTTCCAAAGGATTTATCGACCTGAAATTTATAATGCCAATTCTCTTGCAGGATTATCCTATAAGCCTAGTTTGAAAAATCAAGACCATTCTTTAACCAAAATTGTATACAACCGGGAAGAGCGCACCCAGTTAGCAATTGAGCAAGGTAAGTTTGCAGAAAAGCATTTCATTAAGCCTTACAAAAACATCCTGGAACAGTGGTCAGCCAGTTTCGGTCTTTAA
- a CDS encoding alkene reductase, translated as MKLLEKTQLGDVNLKNRMVMAAMTRGRADINGVVGDMAIEYYSQRASAGLLLTEAIRITEEATGSPNTPGIFTDQQIEAWRKVTTAVHNKGGIIIAQLWHTGRIGHSTDRNGKLPFAPSPLSIRGMQHFTSQGMKDYEIPLEMTIPQIKQTIKDFGQAARNAIAAGFDGVQLHAANGYLPNQFLAESANQRTDEYGGNIPNNARFVLEVMQELIGSVGSEKVGIKIAPSHTYGDIVLDDVAGTYTYLIEELNKLDFSYVELMRSASYIASPEGHGSNNEIEFFGSKIRQTVIANAGYDRTSAEAELEKGIAKLISFGRLYIANPDLPERFEKNAALNAPDRTTMYGGGERGYIDYPLLNE; from the coding sequence ATGAAACTTTTAGAAAAAACACAGTTAGGTGATGTCAACCTAAAAAACAGAATGGTCATGGCGGCGATGACCAGAGGCCGTGCAGACATCAATGGGGTAGTGGGTGATATGGCAATAGAATACTATAGTCAAAGAGCAAGCGCAGGTCTGCTGCTTACTGAAGCCATTAGGATCACCGAAGAAGCAACCGGCAGTCCGAACACTCCGGGTATTTTCACGGATCAGCAAATAGAAGCATGGAGAAAGGTTACAACGGCGGTACACAATAAAGGGGGTATTATTATCGCTCAGCTTTGGCACACTGGTCGCATTGGGCATTCTACCGACAGGAACGGCAAGCTTCCCTTTGCACCATCACCGCTGTCTATTCGAGGTATGCAGCATTTCACGTCCCAGGGTATGAAAGATTATGAGATCCCTTTGGAAATGACAATCCCTCAGATCAAGCAAACTATAAAGGATTTTGGCCAAGCTGCAAGAAATGCCATAGCAGCAGGATTTGATGGAGTTCAGCTACACGCTGCTAATGGTTATTTACCCAACCAGTTTCTGGCTGAAAGTGCCAACCAAAGGACAGATGAATATGGCGGGAACATTCCTAACAATGCCCGATTTGTGTTAGAAGTAATGCAGGAACTAATCGGTTCTGTAGGGAGTGAAAAGGTGGGCATTAAAATAGCTCCTTCCCATACCTATGGTGATATAGTACTGGATGACGTTGCGGGTACCTACACTTATCTCATTGAAGAATTGAACAAACTCGATTTTTCCTATGTGGAACTCATGAGATCCGCATCCTACATCGCTTCACCTGAAGGTCATGGCAGTAACAACGAGATTGAATTCTTTGGCAGCAAAATTCGTCAGACGGTAATCGCTAATGCAGGGTATGACAGGACTTCTGCTGAGGCAGAACTTGAAAAAGGAATTGCAAAACTTATTTCCTTTGGCAGGTTATACATTGCAAACCCTGACTTGCCTGAACGGTTTGAAAAAAATGCAGCGCTCAATGCGCCGGACAGGACAACCATGTATGGAGGCGGGGAGCGTGGTTATATTGATTATCCGCTTTTGAACGAGTAA
- a CDS encoding leucine-rich repeat domain-containing protein translates to MLFKNNYSLKHNIYSIVFAFIVLSFSNVILAQDTKKYTLIPDVNFELALQAYRYDHGEVDGKVLTSDIARLTELNITNFGITDLTGLQDFVSLKKLLCNRNKIGALDLSGNLALTTLSCEENKLKVLNLSKNQALVHLNCSENKLTSLDLTGNKELVNLFCEKNQLATVDLSQNAKLTSIAISGNQLENLDISKNTNLDRLFCGANRLSVLNTNDNIALTVLDCSVNGIRRLDLSQNVNLKNLGCVENELATLDLSQNLRLFNLHCGKNPLTELNLTHNPDLNFLSCTNTQVTNLDLSKNIVLTRAYLDENQLNVLDVTQNCELEFLSCSKNKLESLNISNAPLVELICHKNRLVAIDLSQSPLLLSVECSQNQLVNLDISKNPKLYALSCQSNSLTSLNISNGKNKQLSNFYAYSNPNLKCIQTDKDIVPLYNWRKDDIAGYNTNCN, encoded by the coding sequence GTGCTGTTTAAAAATAACTATTCACTGAAACACAATATTTATTCTATTGTTTTTGCATTTATTGTTCTGTCTTTTAGCAATGTAATACTAGCCCAAGATACAAAGAAGTATACATTGATTCCTGATGTTAATTTTGAATTAGCTTTACAGGCGTATAGATATGATCATGGGGAAGTTGATGGAAAAGTCCTGACATCTGATATTGCAAGGCTAACTGAACTTAATATCACAAATTTCGGTATAACCGATTTAACGGGATTACAGGATTTTGTTTCATTAAAAAAGCTTCTGTGCAATAGAAACAAAATAGGCGCTTTGGATTTATCAGGTAATTTGGCATTAACTACCTTATCCTGTGAAGAAAATAAGTTGAAGGTATTGAACTTAAGTAAAAATCAGGCACTAGTACATTTAAATTGTTCCGAAAACAAATTAACATCTTTAGATCTAACCGGTAACAAGGAATTAGTTAATTTGTTTTGCGAAAAAAATCAATTAGCAACCGTTGATTTGAGTCAAAATGCGAAATTGACATCCATAGCTATTAGCGGAAATCAATTGGAGAATTTAGATATTTCCAAAAATACAAATCTGGATAGATTGTTTTGTGGCGCAAATAGGCTTTCTGTCTTAAATACAAATGATAATATTGCTTTAACTGTCCTGGATTGCAGTGTAAACGGAATCAGACGATTGGATTTATCTCAGAATGTTAATTTGAAAAATCTCGGTTGTGTAGAAAATGAATTAGCAACTTTAGATCTGTCTCAAAATCTCCGTTTGTTTAATTTACATTGTGGAAAAAATCCGCTAACCGAATTGAATTTGACTCACAACCCAGACTTGAACTTTTTGTCTTGTACTAATACGCAAGTAACCAATTTAGATCTGAGTAAAAATATTGTTTTAACAAGAGCTTATTTGGACGAAAATCAGCTGAATGTTTTGGATGTCACGCAAAATTGCGAGTTAGAGTTTTTGAGCTGTTCTAAAAATAAACTGGAATCATTAAATATTTCTAATGCTCCATTAGTTGAGTTGATATGTCATAAAAATCGTTTGGTTGCAATTGATTTAAGCCAAAGCCCATTATTGTTAAGTGTGGAGTGTTCACAAAACCAATTAGTTAATTTGGATATTTCTAAAAATCCAAAACTTTATGCACTCAGTTGTCAATCAAATTCATTAACAAGTTTGAATATTAGCAATGGAAAAAATAAGCAACTGTCAAATTTCTATGCCTATTCTAATCCCAATCTGAAATGCATACAAACTGATAAAGATATTGTTCCTTTGTATAATTGGCGAAAAGACGACATTGCGGGTTATAATACAAATTGCAACTGA